The following proteins are co-located in the Amblyraja radiata isolate CabotCenter1 chromosome 8, sAmbRad1.1.pri, whole genome shotgun sequence genome:
- the scaf8 gene encoding SR-related and CTD-associated factor 8 isoform X3 produces MQQQKPQPSLLQALDAGLVVQLQALTAQLTAAATANTLNPLEPRLNFNKKLLDRFEYDEELDRSDETKKETSTTSQLPLVTETMNTSLFQQLAEQFQQQNFEQLRQQLMEQQTQQNTTLDSQEVTFGSEPSVTPSQGSTQQQQEQEIKVEDPLEEQQQDMDIDAPDGQDLIEEEIFQQEEKKILVRSRSRTRSRSRSRSPRKKRSRSRSGSRKRKHRKRSRSRSKERKRKSSRSYSSERRAREREKERQKKGLPPVRSKTLSVCSTTLWVGQVDKKATQQDITNLFEEFGQIESINMIPPRGCAYVCMVHRQDAFRALQKLSTGSFKMGSKIIKIAWALNKGVKPEYKQFWDVDLGVTYIPWEKLKLDDLEGFSEGGMIDQETVNNEWESRNAEPVKETVPQTVTTDNTPPTSEGETFTQPVTLPPVQQKQQMDDIKFIPQLQEEGPMPELLLRDLCWSGKTDNRIPVTPTVSAIGMVQPPAFPVSMSIPPPGFNPAIPPPPFLRHSFNPSHPPPGYLPPPPVVPHPVVGPSIPPVQTSLVCPPLSDTQDSAKDSSFGNLLSQIASGHSNLPTPNIPPGGLFNPVGAQPLPTGASRSKDLGTSRTGNQTSTADTTSTSGPGTQSAGSSGSVLGMQPSTPAPGPPSLPPPSMTGSRLTGVLSMDVRPGMMPPSSGQRFPLLMPPQPNMPPSVAIDGSHQPGSRAPFPPGNTFNRLEGTFTRSGVPNVESSRNVSQGTGDERRSAGNDNTFQRDNVQQEGDRDYRFPPVDNRDNLGRREQFGFGPDQRWGSRDFDERRGVPFGAPKSFHDDHERFGGRNFRFDGRTGPMWSRGFDQETHRDFDDRSRPWERQRDRDDRDFGFRRDVNGSRFGRDREQDHWVPPRHRFDFYQGTTDHEKSDDRPRVNGDFSETDSQPPNKELANNDPEVSVSLASSSDESEKDDLENQPVTENTDTEGT; encoded by the exons ATGCAGCAGCAAAAACCTCAGCCATCTCTACTTCAGGCTCTTGATGCTGGGCTTGTCGTCCAACTCCAGGCCCTGACAGCACAGctgacagcagcagcaacagcaaatACACTCAACCCATTGGAACCTAGGCTCAATTTTAATAAG AAACTCCTAGATAGATTTGAATATGATGAAGAGCTTGATCGCTCAGATGAAACTAAGAAAGAAACGTCTACTACATCCCAGCT ACCTCTTGTGACTGAGACCATGAACACGTCACTTTTTCAGCAGCTGGCTGAGCAGTTCCAGCAACAAAACTTTGAGCAGCTTCGGCAACAGTTAATGGAACAGCAGACCCAGCAG AATACAACATTGGATAGTCAAGAGGTAACTTTTGGATCTGAACCGTCAGTCACCCCTTCCCAAGGCAGCACTCAACAACAACAAGAGCAGGAAATAAAAGTGGAGGATCCACTTGAGGAACAGCAGCAG GATATGGATATTGATGCACCTGATGGTCAGGACCTTATTGAAGAAGAAATATTTCAGCAGGAAGAAAAGAAAATTTTAGTGCGTTCAAGATCGAGGACACGCTCAAGGTCCCGTTCAAG GTCACCACGAAAGAAAAGGTCCAGATCTCGGTCAGGCTCTCGCAAACGTAAGCATCGGAAACGTTCGCGGTCACGGTCAAAAGAGAGGAAAAGAAAGTCCTCGCGATCATATTCCAGTGAAAGAAGAGCAAGGGAACGTGAAAAAGAACGTCAGAAAAAGGGCCTTCCACCTGTCCGGTCCAAGACTCTTAGCG TATGCAGTACCACGCTATGGGTTGGTCAAGTGGACAAAAAAGCAACACAACAGGATATAACAAACCTTTTTGAGGAATTTGGTCAGATTGAGTCAATAAAT ATGATACCTCCTCGAGGATGTGCGTATGTTTGCATGGTTCATCGGCAAGATGCTTTTCGTGCTCTTCAAAAATTAAGCACCGGATCCTTTAAAATGGGATCCAAAATTATTAAG ATTGCATGGGCTTTAAACAAAGGTGTGAAACCTGAATATAAACAATTCTGGGACGTCGACCTTGGAGTCACATATATTCCGTGGGAGAAATTGAAATTAGATGATTTAGAAGGCTTCTCTGAAGGAGGCATGATTGACCAAGAAACCGTTAATAATG AGTGGGAATCTAGGAATGCTGAGCCAGTAAAGGAGACTGTGCCCCAAACCGTCACTACTGATAATACTCCGCCTACTTCTGAGGGAGAGACATTCACTCAACCCGTCACATTGCCACCTGTTCAA CAGAAGCAGCAAATGGATGATATTAAGTTTATTCCACAA CTTCAAGAAGAGGGTCCCATGCCTGAATTATTATTACGTGACCTTTGTTGGtcgggcaaaacggataatcgg ATTCCAGTGACTCCAACTGTCTCAGCGATTGGAATGGTGCAGCCACCAGCCTTTCCTGTGTCAATGTCCATACCTCCACCAGGCTTCAACCCTGCTATTCCGCCACCTCCATTCTTAAGGCACAGTTTCAATCCTTCACATCCTCCTCCAG GGTATCTACCACCGCCTCCCGTTGTCCCACATCCAGTTGTTGGACCGTCAATTCCTCCAGTACAGACCT CTCTAGTTTGTCCGCCTCTCTCAGACACCCAAGACAGTGCAAAGGATTCCTCATTTGGAAACCTCCTTTCGCAAATAGCCTCTGGTCACAGCAATCTCCCAACTCCTAATATTCCACCAGGAGGTTTGTTTAATCCAGTTGGTGCACAGCCTCTCCCAACTGGTGCAAGTAGATCAAAGGACCTGGGCACATCACGCACAGGCAACCAGACATCAACAGCAGATACGACATCTACATCTGGACCAG GAACTCAAAGTGCAGGATCGAGTGGGTCTGTCTTGGGAATGCAGCCTTCAACGCCTGCGCCAGGGCCACCAAGTTTACCTCCACCAAGTATGACTGGATCAAGACTGACCGGAGTGCTCTCGATGGATGTCCGTCCTGGAATGATGCCACCCTCATCAGGGCAACGGTTTCCATTGCTGATGCCACCACAGCCAAACATGCCCCCTTCAGTAGCAATTGATGGATCTCATCAACCAGGATCCAGAGCTCCTTTTCCACCAGGAAATACTTTCAATAGGCTTGAAGGTACATTCACAAGATCTGGGGTCCCTAATGTTGAGAGCAGCAGAAATGTGAGCCAAGGTACAGGAGATGAAAGACGATCTGCTGGAAACGATAACACTTTTCAACGAGACAATGTGCAGCAGGAAGGTGATCGAGATTACCGCTTCCCACCAGTAGATAATAGAGACAATCTTGGCAGACGTGAGCAGTTTGGATTTGGGCCTGACCAAAGATGGGGCTCGAGAGATTTTGATGAGCGTCGAGGTGTGCCCTTTGGGGCCCCTAAAAGTTTTCATGATGATCATGAAAGATTTGGCGGAAGAAATTTCAGGTTTGATGGCAGAACTGGCCCGATGTGGAGCCGAGGTTTTGACCAGGAAACTCACCGAGATTTTGATGATCGAAGCAGGCCTTGGGAACGTCAGAGAGATCGTGATGACCGTGATTTTGGGTTTCGCCGAGATGTAAATGGCAGCCGTTTTGGGAGAGACAGAGAGCAAGATCATTGGGTTCCTCCACGGCATAGGTTTGACTTTTATCAAGGGACCACTGATCATGAAAAATCTGATGATAGGCCTCGTGTAAATGGTGATTTCTCAGAAACAGACAGCCAGCCGCCAAACAAGGAGCTTGCAAACAATGACCCAGAAGTGTCTGTGAGTCTTGCATCTTCATCAGATGAAAGCGAGAAGGATGACTTAGAAAATCAACCTGTAACAGAAAATACAGATACCGAGGGGACATAA